The genomic interval CGCCGATGAAGCTGGCGGACTGTACCATGCCTTGAACCGAGGCAATGGACGGCAGGAGATTTTCCATAAATCCGAGGACTTTGCCGCATTTGAGCGAATTCTTGCGGAAGGGTTAGCTTCTTATGATGTCACGCTCTTTTGCTTCCAACTAATGCCCAATCATTGGCATCTTGTCCTGCGTCCGAACGCTGATGGTGAGCTAAGTCGGTTCATGCGCTGGATCACCGCGACGCACACGATGCGTTACCGGGCTCATTACCGCACCTCGGGCGAAGGGCATGTTTACCAGGGACGATTTAAAAGCTTTCCAATTCAGGATGATGCGCATTTTCTGACTGTTTGCCGTTACGTCGAG from Schlesneria paludicola DSM 18645 carries:
- a CDS encoding transposase translates to MPRPPRADEAGGLYHALNRGNGRQEIFHKSEDFAAFERILAEGLASYDVTLFCFQLMPNHWHLVLRPNADGELSRFMRWITATHTMRYRAHYRTSGEGHVYQGRFKSFPIQDDAHFLTVCRYVERNAVRAGLVKQAEDWRWGSLWRWMQPADPDPALLSPWPIPRSPNWVHRVNEPLTEQELSAIRKSAQKGSPHGSLEWIEQAAARLGLASTLRNRGRQRIHFPEIDDQNNNIES